The following are encoded in a window of Syngnathoides biaculeatus isolate LvHL_M chromosome 3, ASM1980259v1, whole genome shotgun sequence genomic DNA:
- the sema6dl gene encoding sema domain, transmembrane domain (TM), and cytoplasmic domain, (semaphorin) 6D, like isoform X2 gives MGQRAALLLSELPLLLLLPLLLVLTASRTLLAVSFPEDIAPLDVVDAHFARRYPVFRGRPSGNESQHRLDFQLMTKIQDTLFIAGRDQVYLVSLRESYRNEIIPYRKLTWRSGQADREMCAVKGKHRDECHNFIKVLVPRNDDLVFICGTNGFNPMCRYYRLDNLELDGEEINGLARCPFDSKQTNVALFAEGKLYSATVADFQASDSVIYRSMGDGSALRTIKYDSKWLKEPHFLHAAEYGNYVYFFYREIAVEHSNLGKVVYSRVARICKNDIGGSQRVLEKHWTSFVKARLNCSVPGDSFFYFDVLQSITDIININGVPSVVGVFTTQMNSIPGSAVCAFSMADIEKVFRGRFKEQKTADSIWTPFPEEKLPKPRPGCCAGYGPAASFKSSIEFPDETLQFIKSHPLMDTAVPSTGDEPWYTKTRVRYRLTALAVDNEAGPHKNYTVVFIGSESGVVLKVLAKTSSMSLNDSLLLEEIDVFNKAKCLSNHDDDKRVLSLHVDKDAHSLYVAFSSCVIRIPLSRCERHSSCQKSCIALRDPYCGWMPQGVCERIQPGLLTGYEQDIELGNTGHLGDCQDMEFSSAPVTVLPSGPIPPPVLIPTQSPSTGPGPELFGSGFVLQDDPATSHSLDSLPGGQEGVWDIQASETSQMVHMNILITCVFGAFLMGALLAGLIVFCNRESFMRKQRRVHKDAESAPSCSDSAGSFVKLNGLFDSPVKEYQTNVDSPKLYTNLLNKDLKTPNGDTKTMILRDGCAPPELAALPTPESTPVLQQKGLQPIKNQWERDHRKVSGPRKESNSTSKSSQLLLPSPGPPKSNSHHPHLALGHSHIPSAVVLPNATHDHPYHDSGDDTLPHPSEKKLKNPDSKGSRKDQKRSVDARNTLNDLLKHLNDSVANPKAILHEGSAPRPRQHLTLEPMEELTELPPRVPSREASLYSPSSSLPRHSPTKRVDVPLSTTPTTPTGSLSMGGTLERPRGGYQLQRSASHRHSLSTSPNGVTMGVSVSRQHSMNRGGYMLPTPPSRLDSHVGMMGAGMHSPNPPSLSRQSSYSGHGSLPRTGLKRTPSLKPDVPPKPNGFSPQTPQMRVVNKYSY, from the exons ATGGGCCAGAGAGCCGCGCTTCTGCTCAGTgagctgccgctgctgctgctgctgccgctgctgctggtGCTAACAGCCTCACGCACTCTCCTCGCAGTCAGCTTCCCCGAGGACATTGCACCCCTGGATGTCGTCGACGCTCACT TTGCCCGGAGGTACCCCGTGTTCAGAGGCCGGCCCTCTGGTAACGAGTCGCAGCATCGCCTCGACTTTCAGCTGATGACCAAGATACAAGACACGCTCTTCATCGCTGGCAG AGATCAGGTGTACCTTGTAAGTTTGAGAGAATCCTACAGGAATGAGATCATCCCTTACAGG AAGCTGACATGGCGATCAGGCCAGGCTGACAGAGAGATGTGCGCTGTCAAGGGAAAACACAGA GATGAGTGCCATAACTTCATCAAAGTGCTGGTTCCCAGAAATGACGACCTGGTCTTCATCTGTGGCACCAACGGCTTTAACCCCATGTGCAGATACTACAGG CTGGATAACCTCGAGTTGGATGGTGAAGAGATCAACGGGCTGGCACGGTGCCCATTTGACTCCAAGCAAACCAACGTTGCCCTTTTTGCAG aGGGGAAGCTGTATTCCGCCACGGTGGCTGACTTTCAGGCCAGCGATTCTGTCATTTATCGGAGCATGGGTGATGGATCCGCCCTGAGGACCATCAAATACGACTCCAAGTGGCTTAAAG AACCTCATTTCCTGCACGCAGCCGAGTATGGGAATTATGTGTACTTTTTCTACCGAGAGATTGCGGTGGAGCACAGCAATCTGGGAAAG GTGGTCTACTCTCGCGTCGCCCGGATCTGCAAAAACGACATTGGCGGGTCTCAGCGCGTCCTAGAGAAACATTGGACATCTTTTGTGAAGGCCAGGCTGAACTGCTCCGTGCCGGGGGACTCCTTCTTCTACTTTGACGTGCTTCAATCCATCACTGACATCATCAACATCAACGGCGTCCCGTCCGTCGTGGGTGTGTTCACCACTCAGATGAACAG TATTCCCGGATCAGCAGTGTGCGCCTTTTCCATGGCCGACATCGAGAAAGTCTTCCGCGGTCGATTTAAAGAGCAGAAGACTGCCGACTCCATATGGACGCCGTTTCCGGAAGAGAAGCTACCCAAACCTCG ACCCGGGTGCTGCGCTGGTTACGGTCCAGCGGCATCCTTTAAGAGCTCCATCGAGTTCCCGGACGAAACCCTGCAGTTTATCAAGTCCCACCCTCTGATGGACACAGCTGTGCCTTCCACCGGGGATGAGCCCTGGTACACAAAGACCCGTGTCAG GTACAGACTGACGGCGCTGGCTGTGGACAATGAAGCAGGCCCGCACAAGAACTACACTGTGGTATTCATTGGTTCCGAATCAGGGGTCGTCCTCAAGGTTTTGGCAAAGACCTCGTCCATGTCCCTGAACGACAGTCTACTTCTGGAGGAAATCGACGTCTTCAACAAGGCCAA GTGCCTGTCTAACCACGACGATGATAAGCGCGTCCTGTCGCTACACGTGGATAAAGACGCACACAGCCTGTACGTTGCCTTTTCGAGCTGCGTCATTCGGATTCCCCTGAGTCGCTGTGAAAGGCATTCTTCTTGCCAGAA atCCTGCATCGCGTTACGTGATCCCTATTGTGGATGGATGCCTCAAGGAGTCTGCGAGAGGATACAGCCCGGTCTTTT GACGGGCTATGAGCAGGATATTGAATTAGGGAACACTGGCCATTTGGGAGACTGTCAGG ACATGGAGTTTTCATCAGCACCAGTCACTGTCCTGCCCAGTGGGCCCATACCTCCCCCAGTACTCATTCCCACTCAGAGCCCCAGCACTGGGCCCGGTCCAGAGCTCTTCGGCTCGGGCTTTGTGCTGCAGGATGATCCGGCCACCTCTCATTCTTTAGACTCTCTCCCGGGGGGGCAAGAGG GCGTGTGGGATATCCAAGCAAGTGAAACCAGCCAGATGGTCCACATGAACATCCTGATCACCTGCGTGTTTGGCGCTTTCCTCATGGGGGCCCTGCTCGCCGGCCTGATTGTCTTCTGCAATCGCGAATCATTCATGCGAAAGCAAAGGCGCGTCCACAAGGATGCAGAATCCGCTCCATCCTGCTCGGACTCCGCTGGAAGCTTCGTCAAGCTCAACGGCCTCTTCGACAGTCCCGTAAAG GAATACCAGACCAATGTTGATTCTCCTAAGCTGTACACCAACCTGCTGAATAAAGACCTGAAAACGCCCAATGGTGACACCAAGACCATGATCCTCCGTGACGGCTGCGCGCCCCCTGAGTTGGCCGCTCTGCCAACACCCGAGTCCACTCCTGTTCTTCAGCAGAAAGGCTTGCAGCCCATTAAAAACCAGTGGGAGAGGGACCACAGGAAGGTCAGCGGTCCCCGCAAGGAATCCAACTCGACATCCAAGAGTTCTCAGCTTCTCCTGCCTTCGCCCGGTCCACCCAAATCCAACTCCCACCACCCTCACCTGGCCCTGGGACATTCTCACATTCCCAGCGCTGTTGTCCTTCCCAATGCCACACACGACCACCCATATCATGACAGTGGAGACGATACTTTACCACATCCTTCTGAGAAGAAGCTCAAGAATCCAGACTCAAAGGGAAGTAGGAAAGACCAAAAGCGGTCGGTGGATGCGAGGAATACCCTAAATGACCTTTTAAAACATCTCAATGACTCTGTGGCCAACCCTAAGGCCATTCTTCACGAGGGATCAGCGCCTCGCCCTCGACAACACCTCACACTGGAACCCATGGAGGAACTGACGGAACTACCTCCCCGGGTGCCGAGTCGCGAGGCCTCCTTGTactctccttcctcctccctgcCGAGGCACAGCCCCACCAAGAGGGTGGACGTCCCGTTGTCCACGACGCCCACCACGCCGACGGGCAGCCTAAGCATGGGGGGGACCTTGGAGAGGCCCAGAGGAGGCTATCAGCTCCAACGGAGTGCCTCGCACAGGCACTCCTTGTCCACCTCGCCGAATGGGGTGACTATGGGGGTATCTGTGTCTCGCCAGCACAGTATGAACAGAGGGGGTTACATGCTCCCGACACCCCCTTCCAGACTCGATTCCCACGTCGGAATGATGGGGGCCGGAATGCACTCGCCGAACCCTCCCTCTTTATCGCGACAAAGCAGCTACAGTGGGCACGGCTCGCTCCCGCGCACAGGACTTAAAAGGACCCCGTCGCTAAAGCCAGATGTGCCCCCGAAACCTAATGGCTTTTCGCCACAGACTCCACAGATGCGAGTGGTCAATAAGTACAGCTATTAG
- the sema6dl gene encoding sema domain, transmembrane domain (TM), and cytoplasmic domain, (semaphorin) 6D, like isoform X3, producing MGQRAALLLSELPLLLLLPLLLVLTASRTLLAVSFPEDIAPLDVVDAHFARRYPVFRGRPSGNESQHRLDFQLMTKIQDTLFIAGRDQVYLVSLRESYRNEIIPYRKLTWRSGQADREMCAVKGKHRDECHNFIKVLVPRNDDLVFICGTNGFNPMCRYYRLDNLELDGEEINGLARCPFDSKQTNVALFAEGKLYSATVADFQASDSVIYRSMGDGSALRTIKYDSKWLKEPHFLHAAEYGNYVYFFYREIAVEHSNLGKVVYSRVARICKNDIGGSQRVLEKHWTSFVKARLNCSVPGDSFFYFDVLQSITDIININGVPSVVGVFTTQMNSIPGSAVCAFSMADIEKVFRGRFKEQKTADSIWTPFPEEKLPKPRPGCCAGYGPAASFKSSIEFPDETLQFIKSHPLMDTAVPSTGDEPWYTKTRVRYRLTALAVDNEAGPHKNYTVVFIGSESGVVLKVLAKTSSMSLNDSLLLEEIDVFNKAKCLSNHDDDKRVLSLHVDKDAHSLYVAFSSCVIRIPLSRCERHSSCQKSCIALRDPYCGWMPQGVCERIQPGLLTGYEQDIELGNTGHLGDCQAFLGTTSAPDYKSFGDPTSGVWDIQASETSQMVHMNILITCVFGAFLMGALLAGLIVFCNRESFMRKQRRVHKDAESAPSCSDSAGSFVKLNGLFDSPVKEYQTNVDSPKLYTNLLNKDLKTPNGDTKTMILRDGCAPPELAALPTPESTPVLQQKGLQPIKNQWERDHRKVSGPRKESNSTSKSSQLLLPSPGPPKSNSHHPHLALGHSHIPSAVVLPNATHDHPYHDSGDDTLPHPSEKKLKNPDSKGSRKDQKRSVDARNTLNDLLKHLNDSVANPKAILHEGSAPRPRQHLTLEPMEELTELPPRVPSREASLYSPSSSLPRHSPTKRVDVPLSTTPTTPTGSLSMGGTLERPRGGYQLQRSASHRHSLSTSPNGVTMGVSVSRQHSMNRGGYMLPTPPSRLDSHVGMMGAGMHSPNPPSLSRQSSYSGHGSLPRTGLKRTPSLKPDVPPKPNGFSPQTPQMRVVNKYSY from the exons ATGGGCCAGAGAGCCGCGCTTCTGCTCAGTgagctgccgctgctgctgctgctgccgctgctgctggtGCTAACAGCCTCACGCACTCTCCTCGCAGTCAGCTTCCCCGAGGACATTGCACCCCTGGATGTCGTCGACGCTCACT TTGCCCGGAGGTACCCCGTGTTCAGAGGCCGGCCCTCTGGTAACGAGTCGCAGCATCGCCTCGACTTTCAGCTGATGACCAAGATACAAGACACGCTCTTCATCGCTGGCAG AGATCAGGTGTACCTTGTAAGTTTGAGAGAATCCTACAGGAATGAGATCATCCCTTACAGG AAGCTGACATGGCGATCAGGCCAGGCTGACAGAGAGATGTGCGCTGTCAAGGGAAAACACAGA GATGAGTGCCATAACTTCATCAAAGTGCTGGTTCCCAGAAATGACGACCTGGTCTTCATCTGTGGCACCAACGGCTTTAACCCCATGTGCAGATACTACAGG CTGGATAACCTCGAGTTGGATGGTGAAGAGATCAACGGGCTGGCACGGTGCCCATTTGACTCCAAGCAAACCAACGTTGCCCTTTTTGCAG aGGGGAAGCTGTATTCCGCCACGGTGGCTGACTTTCAGGCCAGCGATTCTGTCATTTATCGGAGCATGGGTGATGGATCCGCCCTGAGGACCATCAAATACGACTCCAAGTGGCTTAAAG AACCTCATTTCCTGCACGCAGCCGAGTATGGGAATTATGTGTACTTTTTCTACCGAGAGATTGCGGTGGAGCACAGCAATCTGGGAAAG GTGGTCTACTCTCGCGTCGCCCGGATCTGCAAAAACGACATTGGCGGGTCTCAGCGCGTCCTAGAGAAACATTGGACATCTTTTGTGAAGGCCAGGCTGAACTGCTCCGTGCCGGGGGACTCCTTCTTCTACTTTGACGTGCTTCAATCCATCACTGACATCATCAACATCAACGGCGTCCCGTCCGTCGTGGGTGTGTTCACCACTCAGATGAACAG TATTCCCGGATCAGCAGTGTGCGCCTTTTCCATGGCCGACATCGAGAAAGTCTTCCGCGGTCGATTTAAAGAGCAGAAGACTGCCGACTCCATATGGACGCCGTTTCCGGAAGAGAAGCTACCCAAACCTCG ACCCGGGTGCTGCGCTGGTTACGGTCCAGCGGCATCCTTTAAGAGCTCCATCGAGTTCCCGGACGAAACCCTGCAGTTTATCAAGTCCCACCCTCTGATGGACACAGCTGTGCCTTCCACCGGGGATGAGCCCTGGTACACAAAGACCCGTGTCAG GTACAGACTGACGGCGCTGGCTGTGGACAATGAAGCAGGCCCGCACAAGAACTACACTGTGGTATTCATTGGTTCCGAATCAGGGGTCGTCCTCAAGGTTTTGGCAAAGACCTCGTCCATGTCCCTGAACGACAGTCTACTTCTGGAGGAAATCGACGTCTTCAACAAGGCCAA GTGCCTGTCTAACCACGACGATGATAAGCGCGTCCTGTCGCTACACGTGGATAAAGACGCACACAGCCTGTACGTTGCCTTTTCGAGCTGCGTCATTCGGATTCCCCTGAGTCGCTGTGAAAGGCATTCTTCTTGCCAGAA atCCTGCATCGCGTTACGTGATCCCTATTGTGGATGGATGCCTCAAGGAGTCTGCGAGAGGATACAGCCCGGTCTTTT GACGGGCTATGAGCAGGATATTGAATTAGGGAACACTGGCCATTTGGGAGACTGTCAGG CATTTTTGGGCACTACATCAGCGCCAGATTACAAATCATTTGGCGACCCTACCTCTG GCGTGTGGGATATCCAAGCAAGTGAAACCAGCCAGATGGTCCACATGAACATCCTGATCACCTGCGTGTTTGGCGCTTTCCTCATGGGGGCCCTGCTCGCCGGCCTGATTGTCTTCTGCAATCGCGAATCATTCATGCGAAAGCAAAGGCGCGTCCACAAGGATGCAGAATCCGCTCCATCCTGCTCGGACTCCGCTGGAAGCTTCGTCAAGCTCAACGGCCTCTTCGACAGTCCCGTAAAG GAATACCAGACCAATGTTGATTCTCCTAAGCTGTACACCAACCTGCTGAATAAAGACCTGAAAACGCCCAATGGTGACACCAAGACCATGATCCTCCGTGACGGCTGCGCGCCCCCTGAGTTGGCCGCTCTGCCAACACCCGAGTCCACTCCTGTTCTTCAGCAGAAAGGCTTGCAGCCCATTAAAAACCAGTGGGAGAGGGACCACAGGAAGGTCAGCGGTCCCCGCAAGGAATCCAACTCGACATCCAAGAGTTCTCAGCTTCTCCTGCCTTCGCCCGGTCCACCCAAATCCAACTCCCACCACCCTCACCTGGCCCTGGGACATTCTCACATTCCCAGCGCTGTTGTCCTTCCCAATGCCACACACGACCACCCATATCATGACAGTGGAGACGATACTTTACCACATCCTTCTGAGAAGAAGCTCAAGAATCCAGACTCAAAGGGAAGTAGGAAAGACCAAAAGCGGTCGGTGGATGCGAGGAATACCCTAAATGACCTTTTAAAACATCTCAATGACTCTGTGGCCAACCCTAAGGCCATTCTTCACGAGGGATCAGCGCCTCGCCCTCGACAACACCTCACACTGGAACCCATGGAGGAACTGACGGAACTACCTCCCCGGGTGCCGAGTCGCGAGGCCTCCTTGTactctccttcctcctccctgcCGAGGCACAGCCCCACCAAGAGGGTGGACGTCCCGTTGTCCACGACGCCCACCACGCCGACGGGCAGCCTAAGCATGGGGGGGACCTTGGAGAGGCCCAGAGGAGGCTATCAGCTCCAACGGAGTGCCTCGCACAGGCACTCCTTGTCCACCTCGCCGAATGGGGTGACTATGGGGGTATCTGTGTCTCGCCAGCACAGTATGAACAGAGGGGGTTACATGCTCCCGACACCCCCTTCCAGACTCGATTCCCACGTCGGAATGATGGGGGCCGGAATGCACTCGCCGAACCCTCCCTCTTTATCGCGACAAAGCAGCTACAGTGGGCACGGCTCGCTCCCGCGCACAGGACTTAAAAGGACCCCGTCGCTAAAGCCAGATGTGCCCCCGAAACCTAATGGCTTTTCGCCACAGACTCCACAGATGCGAGTGGTCAATAAGTACAGCTATTAG
- the sema6dl gene encoding sema domain, transmembrane domain (TM), and cytoplasmic domain, (semaphorin) 6D, like isoform X4, translating into MGQRAALLLSELPLLLLLPLLLVLTASRTLLAVSFPEDIAPLDVVDAHFARRYPVFRGRPSGNESQHRLDFQLMTKIQDTLFIAGRDQVYLVSLRESYRNEIIPYRKLTWRSGQADREMCAVKGKHRDECHNFIKVLVPRNDDLVFICGTNGFNPMCRYYRLDNLELDGEEINGLARCPFDSKQTNVALFAEGKLYSATVADFQASDSVIYRSMGDGSALRTIKYDSKWLKEPHFLHAAEYGNYVYFFYREIAVEHSNLGKVVYSRVARICKNDIGGSQRVLEKHWTSFVKARLNCSVPGDSFFYFDVLQSITDIININGVPSVVGVFTTQMNSIPGSAVCAFSMADIEKVFRGRFKEQKTADSIWTPFPEEKLPKPRPGCCAGYGPAASFKSSIEFPDETLQFIKSHPLMDTAVPSTGDEPWYTKTRVRYRLTALAVDNEAGPHKNYTVVFIGSESGVVLKVLAKTSSMSLNDSLLLEEIDVFNKAKCLSNHDDDKRVLSLHVDKDAHSLYVAFSSCVIRIPLSRCERHSSCQKSCIALRDPYCGWMPQGVCERIQPGLLTGYEQDIELGNTGHLGDCQGVWDIQASETSQMVHMNILITCVFGAFLMGALLAGLIVFCNRESFMRKQRRVHKDAESAPSCSDSAGSFVKLNGLFDSPVKEYQTNVDSPKLYTNLLNKDLKTPNGDTKTMILRDGCAPPELAALPTPESTPVLQQKGLQPIKNQWERDHRKVSGPRKESNSTSKSSQLLLPSPGPPKSNSHHPHLALGHSHIPSAVVLPNATHDHPYHDSGDDTLPHPSEKKLKNPDSKGSRKDQKRSVDARNTLNDLLKHLNDSVANPKAILHEGSAPRPRQHLTLEPMEELTELPPRVPSREASLYSPSSSLPRHSPTKRVDVPLSTTPTTPTGSLSMGGTLERPRGGYQLQRSASHRHSLSTSPNGVTMGVSVSRQHSMNRGGYMLPTPPSRLDSHVGMMGAGMHSPNPPSLSRQSSYSGHGSLPRTGLKRTPSLKPDVPPKPNGFSPQTPQMRVVNKYSY; encoded by the exons ATGGGCCAGAGAGCCGCGCTTCTGCTCAGTgagctgccgctgctgctgctgctgccgctgctgctggtGCTAACAGCCTCACGCACTCTCCTCGCAGTCAGCTTCCCCGAGGACATTGCACCCCTGGATGTCGTCGACGCTCACT TTGCCCGGAGGTACCCCGTGTTCAGAGGCCGGCCCTCTGGTAACGAGTCGCAGCATCGCCTCGACTTTCAGCTGATGACCAAGATACAAGACACGCTCTTCATCGCTGGCAG AGATCAGGTGTACCTTGTAAGTTTGAGAGAATCCTACAGGAATGAGATCATCCCTTACAGG AAGCTGACATGGCGATCAGGCCAGGCTGACAGAGAGATGTGCGCTGTCAAGGGAAAACACAGA GATGAGTGCCATAACTTCATCAAAGTGCTGGTTCCCAGAAATGACGACCTGGTCTTCATCTGTGGCACCAACGGCTTTAACCCCATGTGCAGATACTACAGG CTGGATAACCTCGAGTTGGATGGTGAAGAGATCAACGGGCTGGCACGGTGCCCATTTGACTCCAAGCAAACCAACGTTGCCCTTTTTGCAG aGGGGAAGCTGTATTCCGCCACGGTGGCTGACTTTCAGGCCAGCGATTCTGTCATTTATCGGAGCATGGGTGATGGATCCGCCCTGAGGACCATCAAATACGACTCCAAGTGGCTTAAAG AACCTCATTTCCTGCACGCAGCCGAGTATGGGAATTATGTGTACTTTTTCTACCGAGAGATTGCGGTGGAGCACAGCAATCTGGGAAAG GTGGTCTACTCTCGCGTCGCCCGGATCTGCAAAAACGACATTGGCGGGTCTCAGCGCGTCCTAGAGAAACATTGGACATCTTTTGTGAAGGCCAGGCTGAACTGCTCCGTGCCGGGGGACTCCTTCTTCTACTTTGACGTGCTTCAATCCATCACTGACATCATCAACATCAACGGCGTCCCGTCCGTCGTGGGTGTGTTCACCACTCAGATGAACAG TATTCCCGGATCAGCAGTGTGCGCCTTTTCCATGGCCGACATCGAGAAAGTCTTCCGCGGTCGATTTAAAGAGCAGAAGACTGCCGACTCCATATGGACGCCGTTTCCGGAAGAGAAGCTACCCAAACCTCG ACCCGGGTGCTGCGCTGGTTACGGTCCAGCGGCATCCTTTAAGAGCTCCATCGAGTTCCCGGACGAAACCCTGCAGTTTATCAAGTCCCACCCTCTGATGGACACAGCTGTGCCTTCCACCGGGGATGAGCCCTGGTACACAAAGACCCGTGTCAG GTACAGACTGACGGCGCTGGCTGTGGACAATGAAGCAGGCCCGCACAAGAACTACACTGTGGTATTCATTGGTTCCGAATCAGGGGTCGTCCTCAAGGTTTTGGCAAAGACCTCGTCCATGTCCCTGAACGACAGTCTACTTCTGGAGGAAATCGACGTCTTCAACAAGGCCAA GTGCCTGTCTAACCACGACGATGATAAGCGCGTCCTGTCGCTACACGTGGATAAAGACGCACACAGCCTGTACGTTGCCTTTTCGAGCTGCGTCATTCGGATTCCCCTGAGTCGCTGTGAAAGGCATTCTTCTTGCCAGAA atCCTGCATCGCGTTACGTGATCCCTATTGTGGATGGATGCCTCAAGGAGTCTGCGAGAGGATACAGCCCGGTCTTTT GACGGGCTATGAGCAGGATATTGAATTAGGGAACACTGGCCATTTGGGAGACTGTCAGG GCGTGTGGGATATCCAAGCAAGTGAAACCAGCCAGATGGTCCACATGAACATCCTGATCACCTGCGTGTTTGGCGCTTTCCTCATGGGGGCCCTGCTCGCCGGCCTGATTGTCTTCTGCAATCGCGAATCATTCATGCGAAAGCAAAGGCGCGTCCACAAGGATGCAGAATCCGCTCCATCCTGCTCGGACTCCGCTGGAAGCTTCGTCAAGCTCAACGGCCTCTTCGACAGTCCCGTAAAG GAATACCAGACCAATGTTGATTCTCCTAAGCTGTACACCAACCTGCTGAATAAAGACCTGAAAACGCCCAATGGTGACACCAAGACCATGATCCTCCGTGACGGCTGCGCGCCCCCTGAGTTGGCCGCTCTGCCAACACCCGAGTCCACTCCTGTTCTTCAGCAGAAAGGCTTGCAGCCCATTAAAAACCAGTGGGAGAGGGACCACAGGAAGGTCAGCGGTCCCCGCAAGGAATCCAACTCGACATCCAAGAGTTCTCAGCTTCTCCTGCCTTCGCCCGGTCCACCCAAATCCAACTCCCACCACCCTCACCTGGCCCTGGGACATTCTCACATTCCCAGCGCTGTTGTCCTTCCCAATGCCACACACGACCACCCATATCATGACAGTGGAGACGATACTTTACCACATCCTTCTGAGAAGAAGCTCAAGAATCCAGACTCAAAGGGAAGTAGGAAAGACCAAAAGCGGTCGGTGGATGCGAGGAATACCCTAAATGACCTTTTAAAACATCTCAATGACTCTGTGGCCAACCCTAAGGCCATTCTTCACGAGGGATCAGCGCCTCGCCCTCGACAACACCTCACACTGGAACCCATGGAGGAACTGACGGAACTACCTCCCCGGGTGCCGAGTCGCGAGGCCTCCTTGTactctccttcctcctccctgcCGAGGCACAGCCCCACCAAGAGGGTGGACGTCCCGTTGTCCACGACGCCCACCACGCCGACGGGCAGCCTAAGCATGGGGGGGACCTTGGAGAGGCCCAGAGGAGGCTATCAGCTCCAACGGAGTGCCTCGCACAGGCACTCCTTGTCCACCTCGCCGAATGGGGTGACTATGGGGGTATCTGTGTCTCGCCAGCACAGTATGAACAGAGGGGGTTACATGCTCCCGACACCCCCTTCCAGACTCGATTCCCACGTCGGAATGATGGGGGCCGGAATGCACTCGCCGAACCCTCCCTCTTTATCGCGACAAAGCAGCTACAGTGGGCACGGCTCGCTCCCGCGCACAGGACTTAAAAGGACCCCGTCGCTAAAGCCAGATGTGCCCCCGAAACCTAATGGCTTTTCGCCACAGACTCCACAGATGCGAGTGGTCAATAAGTACAGCTATTAG